Within the Desulfobacterales bacterium genome, the region CGTGACCAGCCAACGCCGTTACCAAGGTCTTGAGGCTGGTCATCGGCGACATCCCGGAAAACTCTCCAGTGTCAGCGGCCTTTCGCGGCGACGTGATGATTGTCGCGGTTGTGTACAGCTGCTCTTTCACCATTTTCTGGCACAGGAGGTCGTATCGCTTGAGGTACGACGCACCCTTGAATTCATCGAAGATCGGAAAGTGAGGTGATTTGTTTTTGACGGGCCTTCGTGATTCCGGGGCATCCTCGACCAGCATCAGCCAGCCAACAAAAGGAGGGGGCTGTTTACCGAAGGCTCCTTCGCGAAAGGCCGTCCAAAAATCGTGGGCAGTACCGATCGCCTCTTCGGTACGGTTGTTGAAATTGTTGCCGAACGAGGGGCCGACCTGACTTTTCAGCTCGATGGCGGCAATCAGCTCGCCTTTGTGAGTGACCAGAAGATCCCAGAGTTTGGTTGGTCGAAAGTAACCGGGCAGCGTCAGCACAGCTCTCTGCTGGTGAATCTGGGCGTGTGCCAGTCCGTTGGCCCGCACGATGTCGAGCACCAACGCTAAGAACCCGTCCATATTCTTACCAGCGGTGACCCCGGCCCGCTCACCGTGGTCAGCCTTTCCGGACTCAATCTGCTTCTGTCTCGCTGCCTCTCGGTTCCCCCAAAAAGTCTTTACGGCCTCGCAGGCCTTTTGTTCGTAATCAACAAGGTCAAGAGCCATTTATTCTCCATTGCCGCCAAGGGCTGATTGTTCTTCGCAGCTCAGGCCGTACAGCTTGAACACTGCACGGTTGCACGCCTGCAATTCCCGCCTGATGGCAGCTTCCGCCAATTCGGTCCGCAGAGTATTGGGAACATCCTTCCATGGCGGGAGACGAATGCGGCGTAGGTACTGCGCTTGAAACCGGAGGAATCCCCCGCGCATCTTGGTTGAATAGGTCGCCACGAATAGCCGGGTAACGGCTGCGAGCAAGACGGCCTGCAATGCCCGCAAGTCCCACGCATCGGACGTGACATAATAAAGATTGTGGTGTGGATAGAGCCGGCCACCCTCGAACACGACATGAGCCTTTCCCTTGATGTCAGGGATCAAGAGCTTCGGTCTCTTTGCAAGCGCCGGGGTGATTCGGTCAATCGTGCGATACCAGTTCGCCGGTGACTTCCGGGCACAGTGACGGCCGGCAATGATCTCCAGCCGCGCCTCCAGGTAACGGCGCAGGCGTGGGTAGTCCCGTAGATCGACAAGCCCCCCGCCCTCGGCAAACGGATTGATGACCCCCCGGCCATGCCAGCGTACCTCGCCGGACATGATGTCTTTGGTCGTTACCAGTGGCAGCTTCCGATCCGGCTCGACATCGATGTCGTTGAAGGCACCTATGAAAGCCTTGTCCGCGCCCGTCGCTACGCCGATACCTACCTTGCAGCCAGCCTCTTCCAAGCTCGGGAATTGCTGCTCGAGCCGACGAATCAGCGCCATCTGATCCGACGATTCCAGTAGCCACGGCTCTGTGCCATTGGGGACCCGGGCCAATTCGCGCACTGACCCGGCATCCTTTGGCAAGGGCATCGCCCGCAGTGTATCGGCTAAGGTCGCCAACAATGCGCGATCGATGGCAGGGCGATGGGCAATGCGTGTAGCACCGGATGGTTCCCGGCTGATGATGGTGATGGCAGGGTAGGCGATCACGTCGGAGTGAAACGCCGGGGTATCCACCATATCGACATAGATTTTCAGGCGGAATTTTTTGGCCACCAGACGACGCAGTGGCCCTCCGTAGCGGTTCTTCATCCAGCGGTCCGCGCAAATAAAGCCCAAGCAACCCATCACAGAGAGCAACGATAACGACCGCTCAAAGAAAGGGATATAGAGGTCAGCCCGATCGTAGATTGTCCGATAACGAACGCGATATTCAACCAGCAGGGGCGCAGGGATCAATTCCTGGCGCACATAGGGGGGGTTGCCAACCACGAAGTCGAATTGACCATCCAGCGGAATCAGCAGGAAGTCACCTTGGACAAGCCAGCGATTTGCGAGCGCGGTTGCCGTTTCCGCCGGCAATCCCTCCTGCTTGAGCAAGGCAACCACTTGCTCACGGGTGGAATTGAACGTGTCATGATGCAGCTCAACCGCCCGGATAGCATTGCCAAGATCATCCAACGCAGACCCTGTCGCCCCAGTCGCGGCCCGCCATGCAGTCAGCAGCCTGCGCACCACAACGAGCAAAAAGTCACCGCCACCGAATGACGGCTCCAACAGCCGCTTTTGCTGCAACGGCTGATCTGCCGTGTAGCCGGCAAGGTCCAGGATGAAATCAACCACTTCGACACGGGTGAAAACCGCGCCTCGCGCTTCCGGACCGCCACCTTTCGCCAACGCTTCAACAGCATCGTTCACCAGTGGCGAACGGGTGCAAGTATATTCATCAAATAAATTGAGTTGTCTTAATAGCAAAATTTTATCTCGTAATTGCACAAAGTTACATTATGTGGAGCCGCTAACACAAAGTAAACATTCAGTAAACCCCCTCCTGTCGGGAAAGGGGTCTTCTTCTACCGACGGCCGCTCCATTGAAAAGGGCCGGCTGTTCATAAACAGGCTATCAAGCAGGAACTCGCTTCGCCGCAACGGCGATTCGGAAGCCATAAGCATATCCTGCCGAAGTTGTTTCAAATTCCGCTTTTGCCGTCACGGCTGCGGCTCAGGGTCCGCTACACCGTTCGGTATAAGAAAACCCCTTTCCCGGTCCAACCTCAAACGTACGGGGTTTATCGAAACCTTACCCCGTCGCCTCAAATGATTCATTAATAACCTTCTAGTTTTATTAATCTTTTCAGCAGGATATCTTCGACATTCTGGCGGGAATCAATAACTGATAAAATGTAAACCTTTTTGACTGAGATTCTGTAAATAATTCTCCATGGTGAAACTATAAGTTCCCGATATAGAAATATGCCTTGACCTTGAAGTTCCGGGACGATTCGACACCTTTCTGGAAACTGCGTAAGGCTTGATGCTTTTTCTTTTATTTTTTCAAAAATTGTTCTGGCATTTGTGGGACTGTCTTCGGCGATATATAGAATTATTTTTCCAAGGTCATCTTCTGCAATTTTTGCCCATTGAACCTTGTATGGAGTACTCATTTTTCCTTCTTTGCCAACATTTTTTCAATGTCTTGAAAGACACGATTCTGAGTTTTAGTATTCCCATTTTTGATGTCTTCTTCTCCCTGGGAAATTAATTTAAGCAAGCCAATAGCTTTACGCATATTGTCATAGCTTTCCGGGTCTTGAAGGACTGCTCTTGGTTCCCCGTTTTGTGTAATAACAATGGGACGGTGTGTGTCGTTAATTTGTTTTAAAATGTCAGCTGCGTGGGATTTGAGAAAGGAAACCGGCTTGATATCGGATGATATATTCATAATAACACCTCCTGGCTTAATATGGTACCATATTAAGACTATATGTCAATGTAGTATATGCTGTGTTGTTTTTGATATTGTATCGAGATAGACCAGCCAGTTACCCGCCCTCTCACAGATCCCTGCTCCACAACCCGACTCTATCCGGATGGGGCATGGGCAGCTTGATTCATGTCATTTAACCCACAGAGTTCCCGGAAGAACCAGAAAATTGCTGGTCTATCCGGATTCCCCAAACGCCATGCCATGCTGGTTAGTACCAACGTTATCTTTATCTTTTTATTCCCAAGGGTTAAACAGGGACACACCGCTTATTACCATGTCAGGAGTGTTTCTTGTCACCACGGTGAGGCTGTGAGCAATACCTGTAGCAGCAATTTGACCATCAAGGGTTGGCATACCTTTTCCCGCGGACTCTGATAAGGCTTGGGCCTTTCCCCATGCAGTAGCTGCTTGGAGGTCAAAATTAATAATTCTGTTTTCAAATCTTTCTCTGAGTTCAAAATTAACCCAATTATGCAATTTTTCTTTCTTTTTGCTCTCAGGCAGTTTTTCAATGCCTTTGTGAATTTCGCCAAAGGTAAGAACGCTAAGAAATAATTTGCTCTCTTCTGTGCTTGTTATCCATGCCGTAACTTTTGGGTTAGGATTCTTTTTAATTAATTCGGATACAACGCATGTGTCTATAAGGTATTTCACAGCTCAATATCCCTCGGAACATCTTTATTTCTTTTTAAATATAGCTCTTCACTTGCAAGGGGAGAGCTTTGGAAAAATTTCACCAAGCTCTTTTTTGGTTTTATTAATTTTTTGTATTCTTCGATTGCAAGGATAACGACCGCGGCTTTGCCATGTTTTGTTACGACCTGGGGGCCATTAACCCGTGCCTTGTCGACCAGGCTACTAAATTTGTTTTTGGCTTCTTGAAGTTGCCAGTGATTTTTATTCATGGTGACACCTTTGTCAGGGTTAATCTGGCTAGACTGTCTAGAACATAACCTCCTGCCGTTAAGCTGTCAATTTTTGTTTTTCAAGAACACGGCCAACAGCCTTGAACTTGTTGACAGCAAAGGCATTGTCGGTCTCGCAACAACCCGCTCGACGGACGTGATTCGTCTTGTAACTTGTTGATTTTATTGGGTGGCATTTGAAGCCTTTCGGGTTGTTACGAGTTCATCAAGGCATTGATTTAAGAGAAAACATTTTTTCTCTTGACAGGGGGAGTATAGGATGTCCCGGATGCTGTCCGCAGTTCACGGCCCGAATAGCAGCCGGCAGGGCCGGGTGTCGGCGGCCGTCTTGCCGGAGCGTAATTATCCCTCGTTATAGTAAATAGACATGCAGGGCGGACATATCTGGTTGTCGTAGTCACCGGCCGTCATCCTGTGCCTGAACATCTCGTAGGCCGGACCGTTCCAGATGTCCTTCAGACTGTCGCAACGGACATTGCCCATGATATTGACGCCATTGTAATCGCGGCAGCAGGCAACGACATCGCCGTTCCACTGCACGACCAGATACTGCCAGCAGAAGGGGCACACCATGTGCGGGGGATAGGTTTCGTACCCTCCCAGCTCGACCATCTCCGGCTCGCTCCAGGGAAAGAATTCCCGCAATTCGACATCAATGCCCCGTTCCTTCCATGTGGCCTTGAACCGTTCGGCATGGCCGGCGTTCTCCGCCAGGCGGATCATTCTCACCACCAGCCTGGTCCGGGCCTTCAGTCTATCCGCAATATCAACGGCGGTCCGGATATTGTGAACAGCCAGATCAAAGTCGGCATGCGGTCCGCGGATGCGTTGGTAGCTGTCACCATCGTACCCGTCAAGCGAGATGATGATTTTATGGGCACCGGCCCTGAAAAGTTGCTCCGCCTTTGCCGGGACGAATTCGGGGCCGTTCACCGACAGGACGCCCTTGAGACCAGCCTGGGAGACATATGCCGTCATCTCCGGAAGCCGGTGGTGCAGCAACGACTCACCAAAGTGAAACAGCTCTATCTCCTTTTCCCGGGTCAAGGCGGAATAGCCGGCAATCTCGTCAATGACCCTGGCAAAGAGATCCATATCCATGAAGCCGACGGATCGGGTCATTTTTCTGTGGCGGGGACACATGACGCAGGTGTAGGGACAGGCATTGGTCGGTTCAATCTGATGCAGGTGCGGTTCCGGCGCCCGTTTCAACGCAAAAAGACGCGCCCACCCCTGGCGGGAATTCAGCAGGGAGGGGAGGGCCTGTTTCTTGAGTCGTTTCCGTATCAAATCCGGCATGTTTTTTCCTGTTACAGGTTCAGATAGAGAAAACCGGGATCATCCTGAAAGGACAGGGCGTACATGAGAACAAAGAGCAGCGTATACCAGATGACGGCAAAAATCCCGGCCCAGCGTGGTTTCAAAAAGCGTGACAGCAGATTGTACATATCAGGACCCCATGAACCAGGAGGAAATGGCTTGATGTGCCAGGCCGGTCAACATGTAGCTGGAGATCACGAAAATCATGGTCAAGGCGATGCCGGCCACTTCTTCGGTTTTGCGCAGGAGTCGATTCCCGGTTTTCGGAAAACGGTCCCGGAATCGACTCCAGCGTTGCTGGATCATGATGCCCAGGGCATGGTACAGCCCCCAGAGAATGTAGCGCATGGAAAATTCATGCCATAGTCCGATGACCAGCATGGCAACGGCTACGGCGGCCAGGGGGCTCCTGGTCACCGCCGCGGCCGGTTTATAAACATAGTCCCGGCACCAACTCGTCAGGGAGATGTGCCAGCGTCGCCAGAAATCGCTGATGTTTCCAGCCAGAAAAGGAAAGTTGAAATTCTCGATAATCGTGAAACCCATCATGGCCGAGACGCCGATGGCGATATCGGAACAGGCGCTGAACCGGAGGTAGAGATCGAGCCACATGTAGAGCGAATCGAGAAACTGCGATTCCAACGGCGATAGACGGGGGGCTAGACCGGTGAGAAAGTTTTTCAACTGGCCGGCAATCAGGAAGTTGGCAACGATGATCAGCTTGGCGTAGCCGTGAAAGGCGCGTTCCAGTCCATAGGAAAACCGGTCCCAGTCCCAGCGTCTTCGGCGCAGATCGCGGAGATATTCGGGAAACCGGTGGATGGGGCCGACCAGGAGGGCTGGGAGCAGGAACAGATAGCAGAAGAATTCAGCCGGGCCATGACGGCGCAGCGATCCCGCGTAGGATTCAAAGGCGTAGTGAAGCTGGCGGAAGATATAGTAGGACAGACCCAGGGGGATGACGAACTGGTCGGGCGCCAGGCTGACGCGGGTCTTGAAAAGGGCAAAAAGTCCGCCGAGGCCGGCACAGAGAAGGACAAGCCCGGTGGTACTGATTCTGG harbors:
- a CDS encoding PaeR7I family type II restriction endonuclease, coding for MALDLVDYEQKACEAVKTFWGNREAARQKQIESGKADHGERAGVTAGKNMDGFLALVLDIVRANGLAHAQIHQQRAVLTLPGYFRPTKLWDLLVTHKGELIAAIELKSQVGPSFGNNFNNRTEEAIGTAHDFWTAFREGAFGKQPPPFVGWLMLVEDAPESRRPVKNKSPHFPIFDEFKGASYLKRYDLLCQKMVKEQLYTTATIITSPRKAADTGEFSGMSPMTSLKTLVTALAGHVAAEAARLG
- a CDS encoding Eco57I restriction-modification methylase domain-containing protein — protein: MQLRDKILLLRQLNLFDEYTCTRSPLVNDAVEALAKGGGPEARGAVFTRVEVVDFILDLAGYTADQPLQQKRLLEPSFGGGDFLLVVVRRLLTAWRAATGATGSALDDLGNAIRAVELHHDTFNSTREQVVALLKQEGLPAETATALANRWLVQGDFLLIPLDGQFDFVVGNPPYVRQELIPAPLLVEYRVRYRTIYDRADLYIPFFERSLSLLSVMGCLGFICADRWMKNRYGGPLRRLVAKKFRLKIYVDMVDTPAFHSDVIAYPAITIISREPSGATRIAHRPAIDRALLATLADTLRAMPLPKDAGSVRELARVPNGTEPWLLESSDQMALIRRLEQQFPSLEEAGCKVGIGVATGADKAFIGAFNDIDVEPDRKLPLVTTKDIMSGEVRWHGRGVINPFAEGGGLVDLRDYPRLRRYLEARLEIIAGRHCARKSPANWYRTIDRITPALAKRPKLLIPDIKGKAHVVFEGGRLYPHHNLYYVTSDAWDLRALQAVLLAAVTRLFVATYSTKMRGGFLRFQAQYLRRIRLPPWKDVPNTLRTELAEAAIRRELQACNRAVFKLYGLSCEEQSALGGNGE
- a CDS encoding type II toxin-antitoxin system RelE/ParE family toxin; this translates as MSTPYKVQWAKIAEDDLGKIILYIAEDSPTNARTIFEKIKEKASSLTQFPERCRIVPELQGQGIFLYRELIVSPWRIIYRISVKKVYILSVIDSRQNVEDILLKRLIKLEGY
- a CDS encoding type II toxin-antitoxin system Phd/YefM family antitoxin — protein: MNISSDIKPVSFLKSHAADILKQINDTHRPIVITQNGEPRAVLQDPESYDNMRKAIGLLKLISQGEEDIKNGNTKTQNRVFQDIEKMLAKKEK
- a CDS encoding type II toxin-antitoxin system VapC family toxin, which codes for MKYLIDTCVVSELIKKNPNPKVTAWITSTEESKLFLSVLTFGEIHKGIEKLPESKKKEKLHNWVNFELRERFENRIINFDLQAATAWGKAQALSESAGKGMPTLDGQIAATGIAHSLTVVTRNTPDMVISGVSLFNPWE
- a CDS encoding type II toxin-antitoxin system Phd/YefM family antitoxin encodes the protein MNKNHWQLQEAKNKFSSLVDKARVNGPQVVTKHGKAAVVILAIEEYKKLIKPKKSLVKFFQSSPLASEELYLKRNKDVPRDIEL
- a CDS encoding SPASM domain-containing protein, yielding MPDLIRKRLKKQALPSLLNSRQGWARLFALKRAPEPHLHQIEPTNACPYTCVMCPRHRKMTRSVGFMDMDLFARVIDEIAGYSALTREKEIELFHFGESLLHHRLPEMTAYVSQAGLKGVLSVNGPEFVPAKAEQLFRAGAHKIIISLDGYDGDSYQRIRGPHADFDLAVHNIRTAVDIADRLKARTRLVVRMIRLAENAGHAERFKATWKERGIDVELREFFPWSEPEMVELGGYETYPPHMVCPFCWQYLVVQWNGDVVACCRDYNGVNIMGNVRCDSLKDIWNGPAYEMFRHRMTAGDYDNQICPPCMSIYYNEG